In Bacteroidales bacterium, the following are encoded in one genomic region:
- a CDS encoding response regulator: MKKIILIVDDDMDYLYQMELKVKGFGFEVVTAEGQQEAERIIETFKPDLAILDLMMENEDSGFILAYKMKRKYPEVPIIIATAVTAETGMTFDVRSEGDRQWIKADLFLDKGIRADQLHREINKLLKI, translated from the coding sequence ATGAAAAAAATTATCCTGATAGTTGACGACGACATGGACTATCTGTATCAGATGGAGCTTAAGGTTAAAGGATTCGGATTTGAGGTGGTAACAGCCGAAGGACAACAAGAGGCTGAACGCATCATTGAAACCTTCAAGCCTGACCTGGCCATTTTGGATCTGATGATGGAGAATGAGGACAGTGGTTTCATCCTGGCCTACAAAATGAAGCGAAAATACCCTGAAGTGCCGATCATTATTGCTACAGCGGTGACAGCGGAAACTGGAATGACTTTCGACGTTCGCTCCGAGGGCGACCGCCAATGGATTAAAGCCGATCTTTTCCTCGATAAAGGCATACGGGCCGATCAGTTGCACAGGGAGATTAATAAGTTGTTGAAGATATAA
- a CDS encoding 4Fe-4S dicluster domain-containing protein has translation MAKQTKIVYTIKERCRVCYTCVRECPAKAIKIINGQAEVLDERCITCGNCIKVCSQDAKVFRIDTGDVLEIIENNEQVIAMVAPSFPAEFENIDYKVLAGMIRQLGFSQVVEVSFGADLIALQYKKLLHDTENQSKISSDCPAIVTFIEYYHPNLVPYLAPIVSPMVAMGRVLRKKFGNQIKVVFIGPCIAKKDESSEIDVAITFRELRELFELKGINPENTVPCDFDPPHSGKGAVFPISRGLLQTMEMEEDILEGNIIVAEGRSAFQEAIKEFESGYIKDNHLELLCCEGCIMGPGMSPYPYFASNARRYQKRSNVSKYAAVKLENLDKEQWKKDIEEYSKLDFSRTFTPSDRSMLRPSWKEIESVLQHMGKFSEKDYLDCAACGYESCVDHAVAIINGLAENEMCLPFTIEKLHNYIRELNISNEKLDNAQEALKQSEKLASLGQLSAGIAHELNNPLGVITMYSNILKDEMHDNKIIQDDLQLIVDQADRCKKIVGGLLNFARKNQVNFTELDLNKLIQHSVSSVIIPSNVNVEIKFLKDDPMAMADRDQMTQVFSNLIKNSIDAMPDGGNLSIEMQSKGSDVIFNIIDTGTGISKDNLGKLFTPFFTTKPIGKGTGLGLAIIYGIVKMHKGDVTVSSNADPNAGPTGTTFKIRLPRHRIE, from the coding sequence TTGGCTAAGCAAACCAAAATAGTATATACCATCAAGGAGCGGTGCAGGGTGTGTTACACCTGTGTTAGGGAATGCCCTGCAAAAGCTATTAAAATCATCAATGGCCAGGCCGAAGTATTGGACGAGCGCTGCATCACCTGCGGCAATTGTATAAAGGTGTGCAGCCAGGATGCAAAGGTTTTCAGGATTGATACCGGCGATGTGCTTGAAATAATTGAAAATAACGAACAGGTAATCGCCATGGTTGCTCCAAGTTTCCCGGCTGAGTTTGAAAATATTGATTATAAAGTCCTGGCAGGCATGATACGACAGCTTGGATTCAGCCAGGTTGTGGAAGTATCGTTTGGTGCCGACCTTATAGCGCTGCAATACAAAAAGCTTCTGCATGACACTGAAAACCAATCCAAAATTTCAAGTGATTGCCCTGCAATAGTAACCTTTATTGAGTACTATCATCCGAACCTGGTTCCATACCTCGCTCCGATTGTATCTCCTATGGTTGCCATGGGAAGGGTCTTACGAAAGAAATTTGGCAATCAAATCAAGGTTGTATTCATTGGCCCCTGCATTGCAAAAAAAGACGAATCTTCTGAGATTGATGTTGCTATCACATTCAGGGAATTAAGAGAATTGTTCGAACTCAAAGGCATTAATCCCGAAAATACTGTTCCCTGCGATTTCGATCCGCCTCACAGCGGGAAAGGTGCAGTGTTTCCGATTAGCCGGGGTTTGCTTCAAACCATGGAAATGGAAGAAGACATACTTGAAGGCAATATAATCGTAGCCGAGGGCCGCAGCGCATTTCAGGAAGCGATAAAGGAATTTGAAAGTGGATATATCAAAGACAACCACCTGGAATTGCTTTGCTGCGAGGGCTGTATCATGGGCCCGGGTATGTCGCCTTATCCTTATTTTGCTTCTAACGCCCGCCGCTATCAAAAGCGCAGCAATGTAAGTAAATACGCTGCTGTAAAACTTGAAAACCTTGATAAGGAACAATGGAAAAAGGATATAGAAGAATATTCGAAACTTGATTTCAGCAGAACCTTTACACCATCCGACCGCAGCATGCTACGCCCTTCATGGAAAGAGATTGAATCAGTATTGCAGCACATGGGCAAGTTTTCCGAAAAAGATTACCTCGATTGTGCTGCTTGCGGCTATGAATCCTGCGTTGACCATGCTGTGGCCATCATCAATGGTTTGGCTGAGAATGAAATGTGCCTGCCATTTACGATTGAGAAACTCCATAACTACATACGGGAACTGAATATATCAAACGAAAAATTAGACAATGCCCAGGAAGCCCTGAAACAATCAGAAAAACTTGCAAGTTTAGGGCAGTTGTCTGCCGGAATTGCCCATGAATTGAATAACCCGCTTGGTGTGATCACAATGTACAGCAACATCCTGAAGGATGAAATGCATGACAATAAAATTATTCAGGATGATTTGCAATTGATAGTTGACCAGGCTGACCGCTGTAAGAAGATCGTTGGCGGATTGCTGAATTTTGCCCGTAAGAACCAGGTGAATTTCACTGAATTGGATTTGAATAAACTAATCCAGCATAGTGTTTCTTCAGTAATTATACCATCCAATGTTAACGTGGAAATTAAATTCCTAAAAGATGATCCTATGGCAATGGCCGACAGGGATCAGATGACCCAGGTTTTTTCGAACCTGATTAAAAATTCGATTGATGCTATGCCTGACGGTGGAAATCTTTCAATAGAAATGCAGTCAAAAGGCAGTGATGTGATTTTCAATATTATTGACACTGGCACTGGAATATCAAAAGATAATTTGGGTAAGTTGTTTACACCGTTTTTTACAACCAAGCCAATCGGAAAAGGAACTGGTTTGGGGCTTGCTATAATTTATGGAATTGTGAAAATGCATAAAGGCGATGTAACCGTGAGCTCAAATGCCGATCCGAATGCAGGGCCAACCGGAACAACTTTTAAAATACGATTACCAAGACACCGCATAGAATGA
- a CDS encoding (2Fe-2S)-binding protein: MFDIEVNNKSLKAKQGETILQALSRNGIKVPTLCFMEGFTPTGACRMCVVEVEGMADLAPACSHPVEEWMKIRTHSPKVIKARKTIVELLLSNHPDDCLYCIRNGNCELQKLAEELDVRERRFTGKKNKFNTDPSSSSIVRDPEKCILCGRCVRVCEEIIGVSTLDFIRRGNQTFIATAIDRPLNLSNCIACGQCLMVCPTGALFEKTHFPELQESLHNSKLHVLIHYSPTVSVTLAEEFGLKPGKDINGLLNAALRKIGFQKVFDTSFAADLNTIEAVDEFIKRIEAGENLPMFSSCCPSWVKYIEQYNPGMLNHISSCKSPQQMMGAMIKSHYAQSKGIAPENIYSVSVMPCTAKKFEAQRDEMTHKGITDVDAVLTTRELAKLIRLNGIDIYHNEPELPDMPMGTRSSAGKLYGASGGVTESFIRTLHFRITGKDMPNFKLPEARQGKGRKEFKMKIGAKEFGFAIISGMANVKELMAEIETGKNDVHFVEVMACPGGCVNGGGQPIPADPASVKARAKALYDIDEKDSIKAAHKNPMVADLYHAFLNEPGCEICKSLLHTAYRKREVLL, encoded by the coding sequence ATTTTCGATATAGAAGTCAACAATAAAAGCCTAAAGGCAAAACAAGGCGAAACCATTTTGCAAGCCCTATCGCGAAATGGCATCAAGGTGCCTACGCTATGCTTCATGGAGGGCTTCACACCTACAGGTGCCTGCCGCATGTGCGTGGTTGAAGTGGAAGGCATGGCCGATCTTGCCCCAGCGTGTTCCCATCCGGTTGAGGAGTGGATGAAAATCAGAACCCACTCTCCAAAGGTTATCAAAGCGCGCAAAACCATTGTGGAATTATTGCTATCAAATCATCCTGACGATTGCCTGTATTGCATACGAAATGGTAATTGCGAGCTCCAGAAACTTGCCGAAGAACTTGATGTGCGGGAACGCCGTTTTACCGGAAAGAAGAACAAATTCAATACCGATCCTTCCAGTTCCAGTATCGTGCGTGATCCTGAAAAATGCATTTTGTGTGGACGTTGTGTGAGGGTTTGTGAAGAAATTATTGGTGTTTCGACCCTTGATTTTATTCGTCGTGGAAACCAAACTTTTATTGCAACAGCCATTGACCGGCCCCTGAATTTGTCGAACTGTATTGCCTGCGGGCAATGCCTGATGGTATGTCCGACAGGCGCACTATTTGAAAAGACACATTTCCCGGAGCTTCAGGAATCGCTTCACAATTCTAAACTCCATGTACTAATTCATTACTCACCAACCGTATCTGTTACGCTTGCTGAAGAATTTGGCCTCAAACCCGGAAAAGACATCAATGGACTACTCAATGCAGCGCTAAGAAAAATTGGTTTTCAAAAAGTGTTTGACACATCGTTTGCTGCCGACCTTAATACCATTGAAGCGGTGGACGAATTCATAAAAAGAATTGAAGCCGGCGAAAATCTACCGATGTTTTCAAGCTGCTGCCCTTCGTGGGTGAAATATATTGAGCAATATAACCCGGGGATGTTGAACCACATTTCGTCATGTAAATCGCCACAGCAAATGATGGGTGCAATGATTAAGAGTCATTATGCTCAAAGTAAAGGTATTGCACCTGAAAATATTTATTCGGTTTCAGTAATGCCGTGCACAGCCAAAAAGTTTGAAGCCCAACGCGATGAAATGACTCATAAAGGAATTACGGATGTGGATGCAGTGCTTACAACCCGCGAACTTGCAAAACTGATTCGCCTTAATGGTATTGATATTTATCATAACGAGCCTGAACTTCCTGACATGCCGATGGGAACCAGAAGTTCGGCGGGGAAGTTATATGGCGCAAGTGGTGGAGTTACAGAATCGTTTATCCGAACCTTGCATTTCAGGATCACAGGAAAAGATATGCCAAATTTCAAATTACCTGAAGCAAGGCAGGGAAAAGGACGGAAAGAGTTTAAAATGAAAATCGGAGCGAAGGAATTTGGGTTCGCAATTATAAGTGGTATGGCCAACGTAAAGGAACTGATGGCTGAAATAGAGACCGGCAAAAATGATGTTCATTTCGTGGAAGTTATGGCATGCCCTGGCGGCTGTGTGAATGGGGGAGGACAGCCAATACCTGCTGATCCTGCTTCGGTAAAAGCCCGGGCAAAAGCTTTGTATGATATTGACGAAAAAGATTCAATTAAAGCCGCTCATAAAAACCCTATGGTTGCTGATCTATATCATGCTTTCCTCAATGAACCCGGATGTGAAATTTGTAAATCTCTGCTTCATACAGCATATCGCAAAAGGGAGGTGCTTTTATAA
- a CDS encoding 4Fe-4S binding protein, with amino-acid sequence MNSSNSASKEWLIQRLLLDPNPWFNAEESELLALLRGEKVNKPTIYVGTGSCGVVAGALATRDAIRQFLNDHNIDAEIIEVGCIGLCSAEPIVDVQLPGRPRISFTNVEVPQVESIFSDIFHHIIPGINILGQYRDRLKEPWVNEAFIDEHPFFHNQLRLILKNCGLINPESIASYIAADGYKSFVKAITNYTPEKVCEVVDKSGLRGRGGKGFPAGKKWKIAREHSSDQKYLICNADESDPGAFMDRAILEGDPHLIIEGIAIAAYAIGATKAYIHIRKEYDLAMRRMTIALNEARDYGLLGNNILGSGVNLNIIIRSGAGAFVCGEETALISSLEGKRAMPHHKPPYPAQSGLFGKPTVVNNVETLANIPVIINKGPLWYAEIGTASSKGTKVFAISGKVANTGLIEVAMGTNLKKIVFEIAGGIANGKAFKALHLGGPSGNSLPESMLNMLVDFDEMEKQGVMMGSGGMVVLDEDTCMIDTARYFIGFMQKESCGKCIPCREGTRRMNEIMEIITRRPLKESGHETLGRFKGVMQLEGLAEVIKTTSLCGLGKTAPNPLLSTLKWFRDEYEEHIFDRKCRANVCHDLRTFYIDVDKCTGCTACESKCPVNAIYGSPRNPYFIIDEKCTGCGICYDVCKFSAIFVR; translated from the coding sequence ATGAACTCATCAAATTCAGCATCCAAAGAGTGGTTGATACAACGTTTACTACTTGATCCAAATCCCTGGTTCAACGCTGAGGAATCCGAGTTGCTTGCTTTGTTACGTGGTGAGAAGGTAAACAAGCCTACAATATACGTTGGAACGGGAAGTTGCGGTGTGGTTGCAGGTGCGCTTGCCACACGCGATGCAATCAGGCAATTCTTAAACGATCATAATATTGATGCCGAAATTATTGAGGTAGGCTGTATCGGACTTTGCAGCGCCGAACCAATAGTAGATGTACAATTACCTGGCCGCCCGCGAATCTCATTTACCAACGTAGAAGTTCCACAAGTTGAATCAATATTTTCTGACATCTTTCATCATATCATTCCCGGTATAAACATTCTCGGCCAATATCGCGATAGGCTTAAAGAGCCTTGGGTCAACGAAGCATTTATTGATGAACATCCATTTTTTCATAATCAGTTAAGGTTGATCCTCAAAAATTGTGGTTTGATAAATCCTGAAAGCATTGCCAGTTACATTGCCGCTGATGGCTATAAATCGTTTGTTAAAGCAATCACCAATTATACTCCAGAAAAAGTATGCGAAGTTGTTGATAAAAGCGGATTACGTGGGCGTGGCGGCAAGGGCTTTCCGGCAGGTAAAAAATGGAAGATAGCCCGCGAACATAGCAGCGATCAGAAATACCTAATTTGCAATGCCGACGAAAGCGATCCGGGAGCATTCATGGATCGTGCCATCCTTGAGGGTGACCCACATCTCATTATTGAAGGGATAGCAATTGCGGCTTATGCCATTGGTGCCACCAAAGCTTATATTCACATCCGAAAAGAATATGACCTGGCCATGCGCCGGATGACTATCGCATTAAATGAGGCCCGTGATTATGGTTTGCTCGGCAACAATATTTTAGGAAGTGGTGTGAACCTCAACATTATCATTCGGAGTGGTGCAGGGGCATTTGTCTGCGGTGAGGAAACTGCGTTGATCAGCAGCCTGGAAGGTAAGCGCGCAATGCCGCATCACAAACCTCCTTATCCGGCTCAATCGGGCTTATTTGGTAAGCCAACTGTAGTAAACAATGTTGAAACCCTGGCCAATATACCTGTAATTATCAACAAAGGGCCACTATGGTATGCTGAAATTGGCACAGCTTCAAGCAAAGGAACCAAAGTATTTGCAATTTCGGGTAAGGTTGCTAATACAGGCCTGATAGAGGTTGCTATGGGAACCAATCTAAAAAAGATAGTTTTTGAAATTGCAGGTGGAATAGCCAACGGCAAAGCCTTCAAAGCATTGCACCTGGGAGGGCCATCTGGCAACAGCCTTCCGGAGAGTATGCTCAACATGTTGGTTGATTTCGATGAAATGGAAAAACAAGGCGTGATGATGGGCAGTGGGGGCATGGTGGTGTTGGACGAAGACACTTGCATGATTGACACAGCCAGGTATTTTATCGGATTCATGCAGAAAGAAAGCTGTGGGAAATGCATCCCTTGCCGCGAAGGTACACGCAGGATGAACGAAATAATGGAGATTATAACCCGTCGTCCGTTAAAAGAGTCTGGGCATGAAACACTTGGTCGCTTCAAGGGCGTTATGCAACTTGAGGGTCTTGCAGAAGTTATCAAAACTACATCGCTTTGTGGCTTGGGGAAAACGGCGCCAAATCCTTTGCTTAGCACACTCAAATGGTTCAGAGACGAGTATGAGGAACATATTTTCGATCGCAAATGCCGCGCTAATGTTTGCCACGATTTGCGGACATTCTACATTGACGTAGATAAATGTACCGGTTGCACTGCCTGCGAAAGCAAGTGTCCGGTAAATGCAATTTATGGTTCTCCACGAAATCCATATTTCATTATTGACGAAAAATGCACCGGCTGCGGCATCTGCTATGATGTGTGCAAGTTCAGCGCAATTTTCGTGAGATAA
- the nuoE gene encoding NADH-quinone oxidoreductase subunit NuoE, with product MIAEIDTIIEKFSGSQRDNLIPILECIQEEQGYISEEAIIKVSRFLKLPASKIYGVATFYDYFHFEPRAKFHIKICNGTACHVLGTGSVLEELENELKISNGQITRDGLFSLEVVSCIGACGSAPVLMINDKYFTNLLGNDMKQIIEDCKKKIKEA from the coding sequence ATGATAGCGGAAATAGACACAATAATTGAGAAATTTTCTGGTTCCCAACGTGATAACCTTATCCCTATCCTGGAATGCATACAGGAAGAGCAAGGCTATATTTCGGAAGAAGCTATCATCAAGGTCAGCCGCTTCCTGAAGCTGCCGGCGAGTAAAATCTACGGTGTTGCCACTTTTTATGACTATTTCCATTTCGAACCCCGGGCAAAATTCCATATCAAAATATGTAATGGTACAGCTTGCCATGTACTGGGTACCGGAAGTGTACTTGAGGAACTTGAAAACGAACTTAAGATCAGCAACGGACAGATAACACGCGACGGGCTCTTTAGCCTTGAAGTGGTTAGCTGCATTGGTGCCTGCGGTTCAGCGCCGGTGTTAATGATCAACGACAAGTATTTCACCAACCTTTTAGGCAATGACATGAAGCAAATAATTGAAGATTGTAAAAAGAAAATCAAGGAAGCATGA
- a CDS encoding sulfite exporter TauE/SafE family protein, with the protein MTPELQLLLITAASIGFIHTLIGPDHYLPFIVMAKAGKWTFRKTMLVTVLCGIGHVAGSVILGFIGIAAGIVLTRLEFIEGFRGDIAIWVLIAFGLVYMVWGLRRAWHNKSHTHKHIHEDGTIHTHDHTHYEGHAHVHENEKQKSITPWVLFIIFVLGPCEPLIPLLMYPAAMQSTTGIWAVSLVFAAATIGTMTTIVAFAYAGLKPIRTVFLEKYVHAIAGFTLLVSGLAMQFLGL; encoded by the coding sequence ATCACACCCGAACTCCAGCTATTACTAATAACAGCCGCGTCCATTGGGTTCATCCATACACTTATCGGACCCGATCATTACCTTCCTTTCATTGTTATGGCAAAAGCCGGCAAATGGACATTTCGAAAAACAATGCTGGTAACGGTACTATGCGGAATCGGCCATGTAGCCGGCTCAGTGATCCTGGGATTTATCGGTATTGCAGCAGGCATAGTGCTGACCAGATTGGAATTTATTGAAGGATTTCGGGGTGATATTGCCATTTGGGTGCTGATCGCTTTTGGATTGGTTTATATGGTCTGGGGTCTGCGAAGGGCATGGCACAACAAGTCACACACGCACAAGCATATCCACGAAGATGGAACCATTCACACTCACGACCATACACATTATGAGGGGCACGCCCACGTCCACGAGAACGAAAAACAGAAATCCATTACCCCCTGGGTTCTTTTCATTATTTTTGTGCTAGGCCCCTGCGAGCCTCTGATTCCGCTGCTTATGTATCCTGCTGCAATGCAAAGCACAACCGGAATCTGGGCAGTAAGCCTTGTTTTTGCTGCGGCCACAATTGGAACCATGACAACCATTGTAGCATTTGCTTATGCCGGATTAAAACCCATCAGAACCGTATTCCTTGAAAAATATGTGCATGCCATTGCAGGCTTCACCCTGTTGGTAAGTGGCTTGGCGATGCAGTTTCTGGGACTCTGA
- the hypB gene encoding hydrogenase nickel incorporation protein HypB codes for MCDTCGCGNPSETRIIKPGQHHHNHVHDHNHEHGHDHEHNHDHSHDHHHEHVRREVIVEQEILSKNQLHAERNRGYCKAKDITVLNLVSSPGSGKTTLVEEIIKQLGKDAAIYVIEGDQQSTLDADRIAKLDVPVLQINTGSSCHLEAETVGQAVKQLNPKDGALLIIENVGNLMCPSLFDLGENYRIVLLSTAEGEDKPLKYPNMFDTSHLCLITKTDLLPYTGFDMEKTKKNALLINPRIKIFELSAKTGDGLEPFIDWLRNSVTGNR; via the coding sequence ATGTGCGATACCTGCGGATGCGGAAACCCATCGGAAACCCGGATAATAAAGCCCGGGCAACATCATCATAACCATGTACATGATCACAATCACGAGCATGGGCATGATCATGAACACAATCATGATCACTCTCATGATCACCACCATGAACATGTACGAAGAGAAGTGATCGTGGAACAGGAAATACTAAGCAAAAACCAGCTTCATGCCGAGAGAAATCGCGGTTACTGCAAAGCAAAAGACATTACCGTCCTAAATCTGGTAAGTTCACCCGGTTCGGGAAAAACCACTCTGGTTGAGGAGATCATCAAACAGCTTGGCAAAGATGCCGCCATTTACGTGATCGAAGGCGACCAGCAAAGTACGCTTGATGCCGACCGCATCGCAAAACTGGACGTTCCGGTTTTACAGATAAATACCGGCAGCAGTTGCCACCTCGAGGCTGAAACTGTCGGCCAGGCTGTGAAACAACTTAATCCTAAAGATGGTGCATTGCTCATTATTGAAAATGTTGGCAATCTAATGTGTCCCTCGCTGTTTGATTTAGGTGAAAATTACCGGATCGTTTTATTAAGCACCGCTGAAGGAGAGGACAAACCATTGAAATACCCAAACATGTTTGACACTTCCCATCTGTGTCTTATTACTAAAACAGATCTGCTTCCTTACACCGGATTCGATATGGAGAAAACCAAAAAAAATGCTTTGCTCATCAATCCCCGCATCAAAATATTCGAACTTTCAGCAAAAACAGGTGATGGTTTGGAGCCTTTTATTGACTGGCTGAGGAATTCGGTGACCGGTAATCGGTAA
- the hypA gene encoding hydrogenase maturation nickel metallochaperone HypA has translation MHELSVATGIFEIAEKTLLQNGMKKIHAIHIVIGELTCVDVSALRFSLESAGKGSSIEGAEIVIHKQKAVAECQICKKEFEPIGFVAECPKCKGFETKILKGRELFVKSIEAE, from the coding sequence ATGCACGAACTCTCGGTCGCCACCGGAATTTTTGAAATTGCTGAGAAGACGCTTCTGCAGAATGGAATGAAGAAAATTCATGCTATTCACATTGTCATCGGTGAGTTAACCTGTGTTGACGTAAGTGCATTGCGTTTTTCGCTTGAGTCGGCAGGTAAAGGCTCATCAATTGAAGGTGCGGAAATCGTTATCCATAAGCAAAAAGCAGTTGCTGAATGTCAAATATGTAAAAAGGAGTTTGAACCGATAGGCTTTGTTGCAGAGTGCCCGAAATGCAAAGGTTTTGAAACAAAAATCCTGAAAGGCAGGGAGTTGTTTGTGAAATCAATTGAGGCGGAGTAG
- the hypE gene encoding hydrogenase expression/formation protein HypE → MQTHEKILLGHGSGGKLMHELIEKVFLKHFNDPVLLAQADSAVMPVVEGRLAFTTDAYVVQPLFFAGGNIGKIAVCGTINDLVAAGAQPLYLSVAFIIEEGLEFSVLEEIVQTMAETARYASVRIVCGDTKVVGRGQCDKLFITTSGIGRVRKEHEDIGSGKHIQPGDHIIISGTLGDHGMAVLAARNQLGFTSDLQSDCAPLNLMIQPLLDAGLPIHFMRDPTRGGFASVLAEIAENKLFGIEIDETMIPVSEPVRGMCEVYGFDPLYIANEGKILLVIPPKATDEVLELLQKSGHGKHAAMIGRIVEDYQGKVVMKTNIGGRRIISMLAGEQLPRIC, encoded by the coding sequence ATGCAAACTCATGAAAAAATATTATTGGGACATGGCAGCGGTGGAAAACTGATGCATGAGCTGATTGAAAAAGTGTTCCTGAAGCACTTCAATGATCCGGTGCTTTTAGCCCAGGCTGATTCTGCTGTTATGCCAGTCGTTGAAGGCAGGCTTGCTTTTACCACCGATGCTTACGTGGTGCAACCGCTGTTTTTTGCCGGAGGAAACATTGGCAAAATTGCAGTTTGCGGAACGATCAACGATCTTGTTGCTGCCGGCGCTCAACCCCTTTATCTGAGCGTTGCATTTATCATTGAGGAAGGCCTTGAATTCAGCGTGCTTGAAGAGATCGTGCAAACAATGGCCGAAACTGCCAGGTACGCCAGTGTGAGAATTGTTTGCGGCGATACCAAGGTGGTGGGGAGGGGGCAATGTGACAAATTGTTTATCACCACGTCAGGCATAGGGCGGGTTCGAAAAGAACACGAAGATATTGGTTCAGGCAAACACATTCAGCCTGGCGATCATATCATCATCAGCGGAACCCTCGGTGATCATGGCATGGCTGTTCTGGCTGCGCGCAACCAGCTTGGATTTACATCTGATCTGCAATCCGATTGCGCACCACTTAACCTGATGATTCAGCCATTGCTGGATGCCGGCCTGCCAATACATTTCATGCGCGATCCTACCCGCGGGGGTTTTGCTTCAGTGCTGGCAGAAATAGCTGAAAACAAACTTTTCGGAATTGAAATTGATGAAACTATGATCCCCGTTTCCGAACCTGTCCGAGGCATGTGCGAAGTTTATGGATTCGACCCGCTGTATATTGCAAATGAGGGAAAAATCCTGCTTGTAATTCCCCCAAAGGCAACGGATGAGGTTTTGGAATTATTACAAAAATCAGGGCATGGTAAACATGCTGCAATGATCGGTAGAATTGTAGAGGATTACCAGGGAAAGGTAGTAATGAAAACCAATATCGGAGGTAGGAGAATTATTAGTATGTTGGCCGGTGAACAATTGCCAAGGATTTGTTAA
- the hypD gene encoding hydrogenase formation protein HypD, which produces MKFINDFRDRELCETLLERIHKEAVREITIMEVCGGHTMALHRFGIPALLPNTITLLSGPGCPVCVTGRGFIDHAIGLSMRDQTMVCTYGDLIRVPGSESTLEKAQADGANVRIVYSPLQCIEMAAQDPETNHVFLGIGFETTAPASAVALQKANELGLKNFFLYSAHKIMPPAMAAIIHEGVKVDAYLCPGHVSTISGTKMYEPLVDQFGVGCVVSGFEPLDLLQSILMLVQQQENKNAAVEIQYTRAVKSQGNVKAQQILNQVFEPCDAWWRGLGILANSGLKPSANYKGFDASVVYGLSTNEPADPTGCRCGDVLKGLLKPTECKLFRKTCTPANPIGACMVSAEGACQSFFRYANS; this is translated from the coding sequence GTGAAATTCATCAACGACTTCCGTGATCGTGAACTTTGTGAAACTCTACTGGAGCGGATTCATAAGGAAGCTGTTCGCGAAATCACCATCATGGAAGTTTGTGGTGGCCATACCATGGCTTTGCACCGATTTGGAATTCCGGCGCTATTGCCCAACACCATCACGCTGCTTTCCGGCCCTGGTTGCCCGGTTTGCGTCACAGGCCGGGGCTTTATTGATCATGCTATTGGACTGTCAATGCGCGACCAAACGATGGTTTGTACTTACGGTGATCTGATAAGGGTGCCGGGTTCTGAATCCACCCTGGAAAAAGCACAGGCGGATGGAGCTAATGTCAGGATTGTTTATTCGCCGCTGCAATGCATAGAAATGGCAGCACAAGATCCGGAAACAAACCATGTTTTTTTAGGAATTGGTTTTGAAACCACAGCCCCGGCCAGCGCTGTTGCATTGCAGAAAGCAAACGAACTGGGGTTAAAAAATTTCTTTTTATACAGCGCCCACAAAATCATGCCTCCGGCCATGGCCGCTATTATCCATGAGGGCGTTAAGGTAGATGCCTATCTTTGTCCAGGTCACGTAAGCACCATATCAGGAACAAAAATGTACGAACCCCTTGTTGACCAATTCGGTGTGGGTTGTGTTGTTTCAGGGTTCGAACCACTTGATTTACTGCAGTCCATCCTGATGCTGGTTCAGCAGCAGGAAAATAAAAATGCAGCGGTTGAAATTCAATATACCCGAGCAGTGAAGTCCCAAGGAAATGTGAAAGCACAACAAATACTGAATCAGGTGTTTGAGCCATGTGATGCATGGTGGCGAGGCCTAGGTATTCTTGCAAATAGCGGGTTAAAACCATCAGCAAACTATAAAGGCTTTGATGCATCTGTGGTTTATGGCCTGAGCACAAATGAACCTGCTGATCCGACTGGCTGCCGCTGCGGCGATGTACTCAAAGGCTTACTAAAACCAACGGAATGCAAGCTTTTTAGAAAAACATGTACACCGGCTAACCCAATAGGTGCCTGTATGGTCTCCGCCGAAGGCGCCTGTCAAAGCTTTTTCAGGTATGCAAACTCATGA